A single window of Oreochromis aureus strain Israel breed Guangdong linkage group 7, ZZ_aureus, whole genome shotgun sequence DNA harbors:
- the psma1 gene encoding proteasome subunit alpha type-1: protein MFRNQYDNDVTVWSPQGRIHQIEYAMEAVKQGSATVGLKSRTHAVLVALKRAQSELAAHQKKILHVDNHIGISIAGLTADARLLCNFMRQECLDSRFVFDRPLPTSRLVTLVGSKTQIPTQRYGRRPYGVGLLIAGYDDMGPHIFQTCPSANYFDCKAMSIGARSQSARTYLERCMDKFSDCNLNELVQHGLRALRETLPTEQDLTTKNVSIGIVGKDMEFIIYDDNDVAPFLEGLEERPQRKVAQPADEPAPAEASDEPMEH from the exons ATG tTCCGCAACCAGTACGACAACGATGTGACCGTATGGAGCCCACAG GGGCGTATTCATCAAATCGAGTATGCCATGGAGGCTGTGAAACAAGGGTCTGCAACTGTAGGGCTGAAATCCAGAACCCATGCAGTCCTGGTGGCACTAAAG AGAGCCCAGTCTGAACTGGCGGCCCACCAGAAGAAGATCCTCCATGTTGACAACCACATTGGTATCTCCATTGCTGGACTGACTGCTGATGCCAGGCTGCTCTG TAACTTCATGCGTCAGGAGTGCTTGGACTCGAGATTTGTCTTCGACAGGCCCCTCCCAACGTCACGTCTTGTCACTCTTGTTGGCAGCA AAACCCAAATCCCAACACAGAGATATGGAAGAAGGCCCTACGGTGTTGGACTCCTTATTGCTGGTTATGAT GACATGGGACCTCACATCTTCCAGACCTGCCCGTCAGCAAACTACTTTGACTGTAAAGCCATGTCCATCGGAGCGCGTTCCCAGTCTGCACGCACCTACCTGGAGAGATGCATGGATAAATTCTCTGACT GTAACCTGAATGAACTGGTCCAGCATGGCCTCCGTGCTCTCAGAGAAACCCTCCCTACTGAGCAGGACCTCACTACCAAG aatGTTTCCATCGGCATTGTCGGGAAAGACATGGAGTTCATCATTTATGACGATAACGATGTTGCCCCATTCCTGGAAGGGCTAGAGGAGAGGCCACAAAGAAAG GTTGCCCAGCCTGCAGATGAACCTGCTCCTGCAGAGGCCTCTGATGAGCCAATGGAGCACTGA